From the Streptomonospora nanhaiensis genome, the window GAAGAGGCAGTCATGGGTACCGACGACCGCACCGCGCCAGCCGCCGAGGCCGTTCCGGCTGACACCACCAGCACGGTCTCGCCCGCGCCGGGATCCGCCCGCGCCGACCGTGCCGAAGCGCTGCGCCATGCCTGGGTCGAGCGGATCCGGGCCGACGGGCACGCCCGGGCGCCCGGCGTGGAAGGCGCTCTGCGCACCGTGCCGCGCCACCTCTTCGTGCCCGAGGCGCCGCTGGCCGACGCCTACGCCGACAGCCCCGTCCACATCAAGTACGCCCCCGACGGCACGTCGATCTCCTGCGCCTCCCAACCCGGAGTGGTCGCCCTCATGCTCGACCAGCTCGATGCCCGGCCGGGCGACCGCGTCCTGGAGTTGGGCGCGGGCACCGGCTACAACGCCGCCCTGATCGGCCACCTGGTGGGCGCTACCGGGCATGTGACCACCATGGACGTCGACGCCGACCTGGTCGAGGGCGCCCGCGCGCACCTGGTCGCGGCCGGCGTGGACAACGTCGAGGTCGTGCTGGGCGACGGCGCCCTGGGCCACGCCCCCAACGCGCCCTACGACCGCGTCATCGCCACCGTCGGCGCCCACGCCATCCCCCGCGCGTGGCTGGAGCAGCTCGCACCCGCCGGGCGCCTCGTGGCACCCCAGCGGCTCAAGGGCAGCGTCTCCCGCTCCATTGTCTGGGAGCACCGCGAAGGCCGATGGGTCTCGATGGGATCGGCGATGAACACCTTCATGCCCCTGCGCCGGGGCATCGCCGACGACGAGCGCCAACTGATCCCCCTCAGCGCCGACGGGACGGTGCGGTTGCAGGCGCCCGCCGGAATCGGCGCCGACGCCGAAGAACTGGCCGGGGTGCTGGAGCAGCCGCGCACGGAGGTCTGGACCGAGATGACGGTCGGTGCGGCGGAGTCGCCCGAGTGGATGGAGTTGTTCGTGAGCTGCGCCCTGCCCAGCGGACTGATCCGCATGCTGTTTCCTCCGGAGGCCAAGGGCGGGCTGCTCACCGCGGACCCCTACCCCTCCTCGACCGCGGCCCTGGACAAGGGCACCCTCGCCTACCTCACCCGCCGCCCCTCCCCCAGGACCAGCCCCCAGGGCGCCCGGCTGTGGGAGTTCGGCGTCGCCGCGCACGGACCCGGCGCCCAGGACCTGGCGCAACGCGTCGCCGAGGCCGTGCGGACCTGGGACCGCGACTACCGCGGCCGCGCTGCCCACTTCGAGCTTCACGACCGCACAACGCCGCTGGAGCAAGCGCATCCCGGACGCTTCGTCCTCGACACCCCTCTCAACCGGGTGGTCGTCGACTTCACCTGAGGGTGCGCGCGCTGCCTGACCCGGTGTCCGCCGGCATCAGCCCCGGCGGACACCGCCTCGCCCCACCGCCCCACCCCGAGGGAGTACCCATGGACGCCCAGAATCCGGCCGCGCGGCGCTTCCCGCTCGTCGCGCGGTGGCGTCCGCCGTGCCTGCCCCTGCCCCGGCGGGTGGGCGCACTTGCCGAACTGGCCGAGACCGCCGTGGCGCAGGAGGACCCGGCGCTGGCCTCCGCCGTCTACAACCAGGCCGCTCTCCTGGCATCCGACCTCGGCCTGCCCGCCCTCGCACGCCGACTGTGCCGGCGGCACGCCGCCGCCTACCTGCACGCCTGCCCCCTGGCCGGTGCGGTCGCCGTCCGCGCCCTGGAACCGGTCGTCAACCTCGCCCGCCTGCGGGTGCGCGCCGGCCATGGAGACGACGCCCGGCGCCGCCTCACCGCGCTGCACGACGCCGTCACAACCGGCACCAGCGCCGCCTTCGACGGCGTCACAATCCCCGCCGGGCTCGCCCGAAGCCGACAGGACCGCCACCACGTCGGGTCCTGGCTGTGGCGGGTCCTGCTCGCCGACGGCACGCGCACCCTCACCACGGCCTGCCGCTGGGCCGAGGCCCGCGCCTACATCGAGACCCACCGCGGCATCGGCGAGCGCATGCTGGATGGCCGCCAGGTGGCCGTCATCGCCGCCCTCGCTGCCCACGACACCGCCACGGCGACCGAACTACTCGCCACCACCCGCGCCGGAGAGCCCTGGGAGCAGACCGTGACCGCGTGCCTGTCCGCCCTGTGCCGACGCGCTCGCGGCGACAACGTCCACCGACTCCTCACCGGCCTCCTCGACGCCTGCGAGGCCGAGCACGTCCCTCCAGGGCTGACCGTCTTCGCGATCCGAATCCGTCTCACCGTCCTTGACATCGCAAGAGAGACGGACCATTCCGCCCGACGCCGAATCGTCGACGAACTGTACAAGCGAACCGAGGCCGCAACGGACGGGTACGCCGCCCGCGAATGCCTCCAGCACACCGCTTTCATGGACCTCGCCACAGACCACCAGAAGACGCGCTGCGCCGACCTGGTCTCGGCGTGCGCCCTAGGGTCCCGGCGAATACGAAAGGAATGGTCCAACGCACTCGCAGACGCCGTTTCCGCCAGCGACAAGGTCATACAAAACGACATGAGAGGAACACCGAAAAGGAAGAGCAAAGCGTGACACCTCCCGTCCTCCCAAATCTGCGACGCCCCCGGCTCACCTCCACATGCGCAGAGAACAGTCAACTGCTACCAAAAAAGCGAGCCGGGTCATTCACTGGTCCAGAGCAGGCAGCCGCGTAACCGTTCACCCCATGCGGCCGGAACAAGCCACGGCTTCTGGAGTGACAAGCCCTTACTAGGGCGGCCAACCAACTGCCGGACTCACCCCCGCGCAGGCAGGGAAGACCAACTCCGCCGGGGTTGCGTACTCGGTGATCAGGACTCACTCCCGCGCAGGCGGGGAAAACCCCGCCTCGGGACGGCGCCTTTACGACAGCGCGGACTCACCCCCGCGCAGGCGGGGAAGACCCGGTCGCGGGCCGCCCGGGCGGTTTCCACGAGGACTCACCCCCGCGCAGGCGGGGAGGACCCTTCACGAACTGCACAAACGCGGGCCGTTATCAAAAATACACCTACAGGCTTCGATCACATCAACCATACGCCGCACATCCCTCACCAAAACCTGCGCCCGCAACCCGCCTACGACAGCCCCTCCTCTATCGCCCCAGACTGAGGGGCGCGAAACTCGGACAGGCATGGATCACCCGCGACCACAACGTCGGGTCGGCCACCGCCACGTTCGCGGCCAGCGACGCCGCGCTGCCCACCACCAGCAGCGCCCAGGGCAGCACTCCCCCGCGCCGCCCCTGACGGGCGTCGGCCAGCAGCGCCATCGACGCCGCGACGATCATGCCGTCCACCGACAGCGGGAACAACCCCGCACGCCAAGCCGGCTCACCATGACGCAGGGCCAACTCGAACATGTGGGCGTAGGACACCACGGCCGCGATCACGGTCAGCAGGCACACGGCCGCCACGGAGGTCCACCGCGGCCAAGAGGACAGAAGCATGGCGGGTCACTCACCCTTTCCCTGGCGAGAGGAACGGCGAGGGAGCCGAAACGCGGCCGCGTCGCTGTGCGTGATGGCGGCACAAGCGCTGGAAACCGACTGGGAGACGGCACCCAGCGCCCGCCACCGTGGGAGACGGGTGGGAGATCCCAACCTCTCGGGTCAGTACACCGATAGCTTCTCCCCCAGCGCGCCGCTCGTCCAGCGGCCGCCGGGTGAGGTCGGCCTCCTCAACGCCCATCAGGTCGAACACGAAGTAGTGGCAAGGCTCGGTGCGGGGCCACAGGCGTCGGGTAGTGGCGCCCCGGCGCGGCCGCGCCGCTGCACGCCTGCGAACCAGTCGCCTCCGCCGGCGACCAGCACACGATGTCGTCGTCTACCACGGTGCCAGGCGGCGTGGCGCGCAGCCCAAAGGCGACACCCAGTGCCGGTGGTGCAGCCGAGCGCTGACGCGCGCAGATCAGCTCCGGGGGGAGAGGAGGCCATCCACCAGATTGACCCCCTCGACCCCCTCAAGCGACTCCAGGACGATGGATGCTCCGGCTGCGGCGAGGTCCCCTGCGGATCCGATCCCTGAGGCCACGGCGACCGCGCGGACACCGGCGGCATGGGCCGCGTGCACGTCGCGCGGAGTGTCCCCGATCACCACGGTGTCGTCGCGGCGGAACTGGGTCTGGTACTTGTGCTCGGCTCTGCGGCGGGCGATGTCGACGAGCAGCGGCCGGTGGGCGTCGTCATCGCCGTAGGCACCGATGCGCAGGTCAAGGTACTGATCGAGCCCGAAGGTGCCCAGTTTGATGGCGGCCGCAGCACGGGTGTTGCCGGTCAGCACGGTCTGGACGATCCGGGGATCGGCGTCGAGATCGCGCAGCAGCCTCGACACCCCGGGCAGGATCCGGCCCTGCTCGCGCAGCTCCACGATGCGGGAGGTGTAGCTGGCGGCCTGGGCCTGTGCGAACCGCCGGAACAGGCCCTCGTCGTCGGGGAGACCGTGCATGGCGAGGGTCTCGGCGAACAGCACCGGCTCAGTGTGGCCCTGGGCCTTTGCCATGCCGGCGCTCATGGGACGGCCCGTGGCACGCTCGAAAGCCTCCGCGAACACTATTGCGCCGACCCCGGCGGTCTCGATCAGGGTGTGGTCGACATCCCAGAGCAGCAGCAGGCGTGCAGGCATCACGTCTCCGGTTGGTATGGGCTCGCAGTTGAGGCCGGCCAGCCTTGCGAGCACAGGCTGAATTTGCCGTGCCGCCGGCGATGGCACCGTATCCGGCGCGCGACGGTCACCTCCAGCGTCATTTTCCCGTGCGAGGTCGACGCCGCGAGTTCCGCGTGCGTTTGGACCGCGCGAGGGAGCTCTGGCTGGGTCAGCCCAGCCACTACAGCCGCATGGCCCCGTTCATCTGCGACTTGGTCGGCGACTTGGTGGAGCTGAGCAGTGCACAACGTCGGCCCGGGACCTCGCCAACCGGCCTTTGGAGCCGGGACGCAGTGAACTAGGCGCCTACGGCCACGGTCCCGCCGCTGAGGAACTGTGCGCACGCCTGGTCGCCACGGTGCAGGCCTGGAGCTCCGACCGCGGTGAAGACCTCCATATCACCGCCGCCCCGCGCGAAGCCGCCGACAGCGGCCAAACGGAAGCCTTAGGCCGCACGGTGACCAAGCGCCACATCACCATGGTCCTCACCTGAAGCGCCTGAGCCGAGCGTGATCAACGAAGGGCGGCGCCCCGGGCGGGGTCGCTGGAGCAAGCGCACAAACTTGACTCACTTGACCGACGAAGACCGGCCGGAAAGCAGGGCCCCCGGCTCTAGCTCGAAAGGACGAAGCGACCGCTACGGGTCCCTCCACGAGTACGTCTGGATCCTCCCCATAAGGCCTTGCACCCCGGGACCGGCATGGCAGAGGCAACCGCTACCTCCGCATGGGCTGGTGGCGGAAGGAGACCGACATCACTGACATAGCCTGCAGCGGAGCCGATCAACTTTCAGCGGCACCCGAGGATTGCGGACACCAGATCACGGTATGTGGTGTCGGGGACGTCGAGGTTCGTTCAACAATGCGCGGCTCCCAAGCACCGCAGCCCGGCGTCACAGGTTTTCCCCTCACCTTCGAACTCCCGCCGAGCAGCGAGCGTCACGGCGACTCGCGGGGAGCCTGAACGACCTGGTCAATCCATTCCCGGGGAATAAGTTTCTCGCCGTGGCGCCAGTTGTGGACCACAGAGTCCTGGAACCAGTCCTCGGCTGCCAGGGAGGACAAAAATCAGCACACCGGGGATTATGTACTTAATGACCTATTTGGCACGGTTCCAGACTCACATCCTCCGGATCGGAGCATGTTCATTGCATCTAGGCCGCTTTATGCTGTCGACACGCCTGGAGGGATCGCAAGGATGTCCGTGCACGCATATCGGCACACTTATCAGCCCTATGAGGGATAGACCGGACATCCGGTTCGATATTTGACGCCTGCCATGCGCGCCCAGAACCGCCACGGCAGTCCCGGGGGCGGCGACACCTCCAGACGCACATGGACACCGCAAAGCGCTCGCGGCCGGACTGCGCCCGGCCGCGAGCCTCATCATGGACTGGCCGCCATCCTCTACGACCTCTCCCAAGCTGAGGGAGATATGGTATTTCTCAGCCAAAAATAGGAGCACATGCAGAAATCATGATTCCTGCGCCAAAAAAGCCACCAAAGGCACATTTCCCCAAAAACCATCACCGGGCTTTCAGTATGTCGAACTTGTCGTGCAGATACCTGACGCGGCGTCACTCCAGCAAACCCGGAACCTCTCTCATGTTAAGCGGCTTCAGCGTCGTCAGCGGGTCATGACCACCTTGAGCGCTCCCGTTTCAGCGGAGCGTTCGAAGGCGTCGTAGGCTGCAACCACCTCTTCAAGCGCGAACCTGTGGGTCACGAATTCCTCCGGCGTAAGACGCCCGGCCGCGATCAGCCGTAGGAGGGTCGGAGTAGAGTACGTGTCGACCAGCCCCGTCGTAATCGTGACGTCCTTGATCCAGAGGTCCTCCAGGTGGAGGTCCGCAGGGCGCCCGTGCACCCCCACGTTGGCCACGTGGCCGCCCGGCCGCACCAATCGGGTGCACAGTTCGAAGGTCTCGGGAACGCCGACCGCCTCGATCACGACCTCGGCCCCCAACCCCTCCGTCGCCTCCAGAACGGATGAGACGGCCGCGTCGGCGCGGCCTCCGACCGTGACGTCGGCGCCGAATCTCTGGGCGGCTTCCCGACGGCTTGACACCGGTTCCACGGCGATCACCTGGCTGGGCGACAGCAGCGTGGCGGTCAGTATCGCGGCCAGGCCGATCGGGCCCGCGCCGACGACGGCCACCGTGTCGCCTGGGCGCACAACACCGTTGAGGACCCCCACCTCGTACCCGGTGGGTAGGATGTCAGCGAGCATGAGCACCGCTTCGTCGGCCGCGCCTGCCGGCACCAGGTGGGTGGAGTGGTCGACGAACGGAACCCGTGTGTACTCCGCCTGGGTTCCGTCGATGAGGTGCCCGAGGATCCAGCCGCCCCCTCCCCTGCACTGCCCGTACCGCCCCGCACGGCAATAGCCGCACCGGCCGCAGGCACTGATGCAGGAGACCAGGACCCGGTCGCCCGGACGGCGGTTCTTCACCCCGCCGCCGACCGCGGTAACGGTGCCCACCGCTTCATGACCGAGTACGCACCCCGGCTCGGTCTCGGGGACGTCACCGCCAAGGATGTGCAGGTCGGTGCCGCAGATGGTGGTGGCGTCGATGCGCACCACGGCGTCGGTGTCCTGCACGATTCCGGGATCGGGTACCTCGTCCCAGCCCTTCGTCTTCGGCCCGTGGTAGACCAGTGCTCGCATTGGTCTCTCCTCCCGCTTGTCCTCGTCGTTGACGGAGCACGCCTTCCCGGCCGCTTCCCCTCGCCCGCCCGCGTCCGCGGGACCGAGGGCGCGAGGTGAGGTACGAAAGTCCCGCATAGCGCGGCACGGCTTCGAGCTCACGCCCCCGCGGGCCGTCCACCGTAGAGCCCCGGCCGGTACGCCTCCGTTCGTGGCGCCGTCTCCTCAGGCGGGCTGCTGCGGCTCCGGAGGGACGGCGGCCCCGCGTCGGACGACTGTGAGCGGGCACAGGGCGTGGTGCAGCAGGCCGTGGGTGACCGATCCCAGTGCCAGGTAAGGCAGGCCGCGACGCCCCCTGGCGCCGACAACCACGAGCTGGGCGTCTCTCGACGCGGTGGCGAGCGCGTGGACGGGGTCGTCCCATTCGACGTTCCGGGAGACCGCTACGTCGGGATAGGCACGCTTCCATGGGGCCAAGATCCCGTCCACCGTGCGCTCGGTCTCGGCGCCCCACGGACCCAGGTAAGCGGGCTCCGATGGGAGATAACCCACCATCGGATCGGTGAACAGGCGCTCCGCGTGGATCGCGTGAAGGCGCGCGTTCCGCATCGCGCAGACCTCGAACGCCTCGGCCAGTGCGGCGCTCCCGCCGGGCGACCCGTCGACTCCGACGACCACAGCCCCTCCCCGGGGCGGGGTGGGACGTTCGGGCCCCACCACGGTCACCGGAACGTCGGCGTGTGACGCCACCTTGTAGGCGACCGACCCGATCTTCAGTCCGGGAAAACCGCCCCTGCCGCGGAGGCCGACAACGATTCGGGCTACCTCCGGGCGCGGCGCGACCAGCGCGTGTTCAGGCGGGTCGTACACGACCTCCGAGGTGACCGGTATCGAGGCTTCGCACGCCTTGGCGTGCTCTTCGGCGGTGCGCAGCAAGCGGTCGTAGTACTCCTCGTATCCTCGTTGCCGCTCCAAGGGCTGCCGGGCCGCGGGCAGTGGACTGCCGTAGAGCAGCAACAGGCGCAGTCCGCGGGCGGCCGCGTCGCAGGCGGCCCATTCGACGGCGAGGAGACTGGCCGCGGAGCCGTCGACTCCGACGAGCATGGTGTTCGCCATGGGATGCTTCCTCCGGTGTGGCTGAACGGCAGAGCGGCGGCACGGGAGCCCGTGCCCGCTCGGGGAACGTGACGGCATTCCGGAGGGCACGGCCGCGCTGTGTCGCTCGCAGGGTCGACCGGCACGCCGGCCCTCACCCTGAGCCTGACCGAACGCCGTCACCCCGGACACATGCGGACGTCCTGCTCTCCGGGGACGTCTGCCCCGATCGCGGCCTGCGATTTAGGACCGTAAGCGCCGAGGGCGCGGCGGCGTCGCGGCCGCGTCGACCCTCTGACGTGGCGGCCTCGCCGGATCCGCCTGTGGACACCCCCCGGAGGGACCAACGTCCTCCCAGGCCGCGCCGTGCGGTCCTTCCCCCAAGGCGCCATGACGCCTGCAATGGGAGGGGAGAGAGCGCGGGCACGCCCCGCAGGCGCGGACCGCGTAGCCGAGAGGGAAGGGAGACGCTATGAGGACGCGCGACCTGATGACCACGCCCGTGGACACCATCCCGCCGGTGGCCTCTGTCGCCGAGGCCGCGCAGGAGATGCAGCGCACCGGCGTCGGTTGCCTTGTCGTCGCCGACCCGCAGGTCAGGGGCATCCTCACCGACCGCGACACGGTGCTGCGCTGCGTCGCCGCGAACTGCTCACCGGAATCGACCCTGGTGCGCGACGTGATGACGGACGAGGTGGTGACGCTCGGACCCGATGACGAGGTGGACGCCGTCTTCGCGTGCTTTTCCGACCATGCGTTTCGCCGCATTCCCATCGTCGACGAGCGCGGCGTCGCCGTGGGCATCGTGGCGCTCGACGACGTGATGCTGCGCGGCCAGTCACTGCTCGCCGACATGCTCCGCCCTGTGTCACGCGAGGCCACCATTCCGCGGACCCGGACGTCCTACGCCGGTTAGCGCGGGCTCCGGTGGCGCGATCGCCGCGGCGGTCCGCAGGGAATGGCGCCATCCACGGCCCGGGCCCGGTGGCAACCGCTGGCCGCCAGGGCGCCCGCGAGGAAGGGCCGCGGCGACGCCGCGGCCGGAAGGCCGACTCATGCACATGCACGGAAGCACTCCACAGACAACGCCCTACGCGGACGTGCGGGAGACCCACGCGGGCGTGGTCTTGCTTCTCGGAGACCACGCCTACAAGCTCAAGAAGCCCGAGGACCTGGGGTTTCTGGACTACAGCACGCCTGAACTCCGGCTGGCCGCGTGCCAACGGGAGGTGGACCTGAACCGGCGGCTGTCGCCGGACGTCTACCTCGGGGTCCTCGACGTTGTCGACGCTGAATGCGACGCATGCCGGATTCGCGGCGGCTGGCCACCCTGGTCCGCAGCGGTTCCTCCGTACACGGCGAACTCCACCGCCTCGCGCGCCTGCTCGCCGCGTTCCACGCGCGGGCTCTGCGCGGACCCGAGGTGTCGGCGCAGGGGTCGGCCGCCGCCCTACTGGGGCGCTGGGCCGACAACCTCGCGCAGGTCTACCGATTCCGTTCGCGCGTCCTGACCGAGGCGACGGCGGAGACGGAGCGACTGGCGCTGCGGTTCGTCGAGGGGCGCGGCGAACTGTTCGACTCGCGTGTCGGCCAGGGGCGTGTCGTCGACGGACACGGAGACCTCCTCGCGGAGGACGTCTTCTGCCTTGACGACGGCCCGCGCGTACTGGACTGCCTGGAGTTCGACGACGACCTGCGCCGGGTCGACGGTCTGGACGACGCCTCCTTCCTGGCCATGGATTTGGAGCGGCTGGGCGTCCCCCTACTGGGCGACGCGTTCCTGCGGTCCTACGCCGCCTTCGCCAACGATCCCGCCCCGGAGGCGCTGCACCACCACTATGTGGCCTACCGCGCGTTCGTCCGCGCCAAAGTGGCCTGCCACCGCTACGCCCAGGGAGACGGAGACGCGGCGTTCGAGGCCCGGCTGCTCGAACGGATCGCGCTGGACCATCTGCGCAGCGGAGCGGTACGCCTCGTGATCGTCGGCGGACCGCCCGGTACGGGGAAGACCACGGTCGCCGGTCTCCTGGCGGATCGGTTGGGCATGGCCCTCATCGCGGATGGCGGCCTCTACGGACCCGCCGACGGAGGCTCCGTGGATCCGCTCGACCATGCGGGCCGACTGCTGCGCATGGGCGAATCGGTGGTGATGGACGCCCCTTGGGCCCGCGAGGCACACCGGCGGGCCGCTCGGCGGACGGCGGACGCCTCCCGCGCCGACATCATCGAACTCAGGTGCGCCGCACCCGACGACCTTGTCATGCGCCGATTGGGCCTGCGACCGACCGATGACGGGCCCGCGGTCACGCAGGGGGCGGCTTTCCAGCCCTGGCCCGAGGCCACGACCATCGACACCTCGCGGACGCGGGAGGACGCCCTGGCGCGCGCCGCGGCCGCTGCGGATCCCCGCCCGCCGCTCCCGGAGTGGATCCCGCACCATCCGCTGATGCCACCGGACTGACGAGCACGGCCGCGGGTGCGTGCCGCGCGGGCCACAAGGCCGGTGTCCGTACAGGTCCGATGCCGCGCTCCCGGCCTCCGCGCCGGGACCAAGGTCCCTCCTGTCCGGGAAGCACGGCGCTTACGCACCGCATCCGCCGGGACAAGACTGGAACGGCAGCCGGCCACCTAGGCCGCCGAAACCGCGAGCCGACACGGGCGCACCCTCGGTGCGCGCGACCGCGGCGGACACGACGCCCGCCGAGTGCGGGCCCGCCGCTCCCGTACACCGGTGCTGCCGCGGTGCGCCGCAGCGACAGGCCACCGGGTCTGAAGAAGGGACACGCCATGACCACACACCACAACACGCCCTCGACCGAGAACACCGACCGCTTCACCGGGGTTGTCGTGGGAGTGGACGGCTCGGCGGCGAGCCGCGCGGCGCTCGACTGGGCGGCCCGCGCGGCCGAGGACGCCGGTCTCGAACTCCTGGTCGTGCACGCCCTCAGCATGCCGCTGATATCCGTGCCCTTCTCGGCCCCGATGCGCATGACCCCGCCTCCGGAATACGCCCAGCGGGCCTCGATCCTGCTCTCCGAGGCCGCCGACCACGTCGCCCGTACGCGGCCGCGCCTCGACGTGCGGTCCCGCGTGTCCGCCGCCGAAGGGGCTCCGGCCCTGCTCAAAGCCGCCAAGGACGCCTCCTTGCTCGTTGTCGGCTCGCGCGGGCTCGGCGACGTCGGAGCCGTCTTCCTCGGCTCGGTCAGCACGCGGGTCAGCGCCCACGCGTCCTGCCCCGTGGTCGTCGTGCCGGCACCCGACCAGGAGGCGGTTCACCGCCCGAGGCGCCGTGTGGTGGTCGGCGTCGACGGTTCGGCCGCGGCCGAGGCGGCACTCGACCGCGCGCTCACCGAGACGGTCCGGTTGGAGGCCGAACTGGTCGTGGTTCACGCCTGGTCGGTGCCCGTACCCATCGACGCGCTGGCGTTGGAGGCCCGCTCCTACCAGGCCGATCGAGAGTACTTCGGCATCCGCGCCGACAAGTACGTGCAGGGAATCGTGGAGGACGCTCGCTCCGGCCTCGCCTCGGACCTCACCGTGCGGGTGGCGGTGCGCGAGGATCACGCGGCCCATGCCCTCCTGGTGGAAGGCGAGGGCGCGGATCTGATCGTCGTCGGCTCGCGCGGCCGCGGCGGTTTCACCGGCCTGCTGCTGGGCTCGGTGAGCCAGACGGTCCTCCACCACGCCAAGGTCCCCGTCATGGTGGTGCGCTCCCTGCCCGAGGGCGGGCGGGGATAGGCACGGGTCGGTGCCGGACAGTGCGCCGGACGGGGCGCCGGCGTATTCGTCGGTGACCGCCGAACTCGCCTGCGGAGTGGGGGGAGATACGCCGTGGAACGGAGGATGAGCGCGCCGCGACCGCGCACGGTCCTGACCGGAGCGTCGGCGGCCGGGTTGGCGGCGGGTGCCCTGCTGCATGTGGCGGGCGCATCGGCGGAGGGCGACGCCGTGTGGGTCGCTGTCGCGGCGGCCGGCGCGGTGGCGGCCGCGTGGTGGGTCGTCGAGGGGCTTCGCCGCGGGCGGTTCGGTACGGATGTCATCGCACTCTTCGCCTTGGCGGGCACGATCGCGGTGGGCGAGGCGCTCGCCGGTGCGGTTATCGCCGTGATGCTCACCGGCGGCCGCCTCCTGGAGGACCGCGCCTCGCGCCGGGCCCACGCCGACCTGGGGGCCCTGCTCGAACGCGCGCCCACGACCGCCCGTGTGGAACGCGGCGGCTCCCTTGTCACCGTCGCGGCTGAGGAGGTCCGGGTGGGCGACCTCGTGGTGGTCGCCAACGGTGAGACCGTGCCCGTCGACGGCCGCCTGGAGGACGGTTCCGCGGTGCTGGACGAAGCGGCCGTCACCGGCGAGCCGCTTCCGGTGGAGCGGCATACCGACGACGCCCTTGCCAGCGGCGTGGTCAACGCCGGCCCCGCCTTCCGCCTGCGGGCCACGACCGAGGCGCGGGACAGCACGTACGCGGCGATCATCGCGCTGGTCCGGGAGGCCGAAGCGGGCAGTGCGCCGTTCGTCCGGATGGCCGACCGCTACGCGGCGGTGTTCCTTCCGATCA encodes:
- a CDS encoding universal stress protein; amino-acid sequence: MANTMLVGVDGSAASLLAVEWAACDAAARGLRLLLLYGSPLPAARQPLERQRGYEEYYDRLLRTAEEHAKACEASIPVTSEVVYDPPEHALVAPRPEVARIVVGLRGRGGFPGLKIGSVAYKVASHADVPVTVVGPERPTPPRGGAVVVGVDGSPGGSAALAEAFEVCAMRNARLHAIHAERLFTDPMVGYLPSEPAYLGPWGAETERTVDGILAPWKRAYPDVAVSRNVEWDDPVHALATASRDAQLVVVGARGRRGLPYLALGSVTHGLLHHALCPLTVVRRGAAVPPEPQQPA
- a CDS encoding bifunctional aminoglycoside phosphotransferase/ATP-binding protein — its product is MRRMPDSRRLATLVRSGSSVHGELHRLARLLAAFHARALRGPEVSAQGSAAALLGRWADNLAQVYRFRSRVLTEATAETERLALRFVEGRGELFDSRVGQGRVVDGHGDLLAEDVFCLDDGPRVLDCLEFDDDLRRVDGLDDASFLAMDLERLGVPLLGDAFLRSYAAFANDPAPEALHHHYVAYRAFVRAKVACHRYAQGDGDAAFEARLLERIALDHLRSGAVRLVIVGGPPGTGKTTVAGLLADRLGMALIADGGLYGPADGGSVDPLDHAGRLLRMGESVVMDAPWAREAHRRAARRTADASRADIIELRCAAPDDLVMRRLGLRPTDDGPAVTQGAAFQPWPEATTIDTSRTREDALARAAAAADPRPPLPEWIPHHPLMPPD
- a CDS encoding zinc-dependent alcohol dehydrogenase family protein, which gives rise to MRALVYHGPKTKGWDEVPDPGIVQDTDAVVRIDATTICGTDLHILGGDVPETEPGCVLGHEAVGTVTAVGGGVKNRRPGDRVLVSCISACGRCGYCRAGRYGQCRGGGGWILGHLIDGTQAEYTRVPFVDHSTHLVPAGAADEAVLMLADILPTGYEVGVLNGVVRPGDTVAVVGAGPIGLAAILTATLLSPSQVIAVEPVSSRREAAQRFGADVTVGGRADAAVSSVLEATEGLGAEVVIEAVGVPETFELCTRLVRPGGHVANVGVHGRPADLHLEDLWIKDVTITTGLVDTYSTPTLLRLIAAGRLTPEEFVTHRFALEEVVAAYDAFERSAETGALKVVMTR
- the fxlM gene encoding methyltransferase, FxLD system, whose product is MRTLMITDATALARTGRPLHGHLAWVAEFERAGAALGDLAAGGRLTRGLRAVIAHHILFHANRAGLSTQDQHTLSHLAEEAVMGTDDRTAPAAEAVPADTTSTVSPAPGSARADRAEALRHAWVERIRADGHARAPGVEGALRTVPRHLFVPEAPLADAYADSPVHIKYAPDGTSISCASQPGVVALMLDQLDARPGDRVLELGAGTGYNAALIGHLVGATGHVTTMDVDADLVEGARAHLVAAGVDNVEVVLGDGALGHAPNAPYDRVIATVGAHAIPRAWLEQLAPAGRLVAPQRLKGSVSRSIVWEHREGRWVSMGSAMNTFMPLRRGIADDERQLIPLSADGTVRLQAPAGIGADAEELAGVLEQPRTEVWTEMTVGAAESPEWMELFVSCALPSGLIRMLFPPEAKGGLLTADPYPSSTAALDKGTLAYLTRRPSPRTSPQGARLWEFGVAAHGPGAQDLAQRVAEAVRTWDRDYRGRAAHFELHDRTTPLEQAHPGRFVLDTPLNRVVVDFT
- a CDS encoding HAD hydrolase-like protein, which translates into the protein MLARLAGLNCEPIPTGDVMPARLLLLWDVDHTLIETAGVGAIVFAEAFERATGRPMSAGMAKAQGHTEPVLFAETLAMHGLPDDEGLFRRFAQAQAASYTSRIVELREQGRILPGVSRLLRDLDADPRIVQTVLTGNTRAAAAIKLGTFGLDQYLDLRIGAYGDDDAHRPLLVDIARRRAEHKYQTQFRRDDTVVIGDTPRDVHAAHAAGVRAVAVASGIGSAGDLAAAGASIVLESLEGVEGVNLVDGLLSPRS
- a CDS encoding CBS domain-containing protein, whose amino-acid sequence is MRTRDLMTTPVDTIPPVASVAEAAQEMQRTGVGCLVVADPQVRGILTDRDTVLRCVAANCSPESTLVRDVMTDEVVTLGPDDEVDAVFACFSDHAFRRIPIVDERGVAVGIVALDDVMLRGQSLLADMLRPVSREATIPRTRTSYAG
- a CDS encoding universal stress protein translates to MTTHHNTPSTENTDRFTGVVVGVDGSAASRAALDWAARAAEDAGLELLVVHALSMPLISVPFSAPMRMTPPPEYAQRASILLSEAADHVARTRPRLDVRSRVSAAEGAPALLKAAKDASLLVVGSRGLGDVGAVFLGSVSTRVSAHASCPVVVVPAPDQEAVHRPRRRVVVGVDGSAAAEAALDRALTETVRLEAELVVVHAWSVPVPIDALALEARSYQADREYFGIRADKYVQGIVEDARSGLASDLTVRVAVREDHAAHALLVEGEGADLIVVGSRGRGGFTGLLLGSVSQTVLHHAKVPVMVVRSLPEGGRG
- a CDS encoding DUF2637 domain-containing protein, translated to MLLSSWPRWTSVAAVCLLTVIAAVVSYAHMFELALRHGEPAWRAGLFPLSVDGMIVAASMALLADARQGRRGGVLPWALLVVGSAASLAANVAVADPTLWSRVIHACPSFAPLSLGR